The following are encoded together in the Equus quagga isolate Etosha38 chromosome 1, UCLA_HA_Equagga_1.0, whole genome shotgun sequence genome:
- the KCNA1 gene encoding potassium voltage-gated channel subfamily A member 1 produces the protein MTVMSGENVDEASAAPGHPQDGIYPRPADHDDHECCERVVINISGLRFETQLKTLAQFPNTLLGNPKKRMRYFDPLRNEYFFDRNRPSFDAILYYYQSGGRLRRPVNVPLDMFSEEIKFYELGEEAMEKFREDEGFIKEEERPLPEKEYQRQVWLLFEYPESSGPARVIAIVSVMVILISIVIFCLETLPELKDEKDFTGTVRRIDNTTVIYSSNIFTDPFFIVETLCIIWFSFELVVRFFACPSKTDFFKNIMNFIDIVAIIPYFITLGTEIAEQEGNQKGEQATSLAILRVIRLVRVFRIFKLSRHSKGLQILGQTLKASMRELGLLIFFLFIGVILFSSAVYFAEAEEAESHFSSIPDAFWWAVVSMTTVGYGDMYPVTIGGKIVGSLCAIAGVLTIALPVPVIVSNFNYFYHRETEGEEQAQLLHVSSPNLASDSDLSRRSSSTVSKSEYMEIEEDLNNSIAHYRQANIRTANCTAANQNCVNKSKLLTDV, from the coding sequence ATGACGGTGATGTCTGGAGAGAACGTGGACGAGGCTTCGGCCGCCCCCGGCCACCCCCAGGATGGCATCTACCCCCGGCCGGCCGACCACGACGACCACGAGTGCTGCGAGCGCGTGGTGATCAACATCTCCGGTCTGCGCTTCGAGACGCAGCTCAAGACCCTGGCGCAGTTCCCCAACACGCTGCTGGGCAACCCTAAGAAACGCATGCGCTACTTCGACCCCCTGAGGAACGAGTACTTCTTCGACCGCAACCGGCCCAGCTTCGACGCCATCCTCTACTACTACCAGTCGGGGGGCCGCCTGCGGAGGCCGGTCAACGTGCCCCTGGACATGTTCTCCGAGGAGATCAAGTTTTACGAGTTGGGCGAGGAGGCCATGGAGAAGTTCCGGGAAGACGAGGGCTTCATTAAGGAGGAGGAGCGCCCTCTGCCCGAGAAGGAGTACCAGCGCCAGGTGTGGCTGCTTTTTGAGTACCCCGAGAGCTCCGGACCCGCCAGGGTCATCGCCATCGTCTCCGTCATGGTCATCCTCATCTCCATCGTCATCTTTTGTCTGGAGACTCTACCCgagctgaaggatgagaaggactTCACAGGCACCGTCCGTCGCATCGACAACACCACGGTTATCTACAGTTCCAACATCTTCACGGACCCCTTCTTCATCGTGGAAACCCTGTGCATCATCTGGTTCTCCTTCGAGCTGGTGGTGCGCTTCTTCGCCTGCCCCAGCAAGACGGACTTTTTCAAAAACATCATGAACTTCATCGACATTGTGGCCATCATCCCCTATTTTATCACTCTAGGCACCGAGATAGCTGAGCAGGAGGGAAACCAGAAGGGCGAGCAGGCCACTTCTCTGGCCATCCTCAGGGTCATCCGGTTGGTAAGGGTTTTCAGAATCTTCAAACTCTCCCGCCACTCTAAGGGCCTCCAGATCCTGGGCCAGACCCTCAAAGCTAGTATGAGGGAGCTAGGGCTgcttatctttttcctcttcatcgGGGTCATACTGTTCTCTAGTGCAGTGTACTTTGCCGAGGCGGAAGAAGCTGAGTCGCACTTCTCCAGTATCCCCGATGCTTTCTGGTGGGCGGTGGTGTCCATGACCACTGTAGGATACGGTGACATGTACCCTGTGACAATTGGAGGCAAGATCGTGGGCTCCTTGTGTGCCATCGCTGGTGTGCTGACAATTGCCCTGCCCGTACCTGTCATTGTGTCCAATTTCAACTATTTCTACCACCGAGAAACTGAGGGGGAAGAGCAGGCTCAGTTGCTCCACGTTAGCTCCCCTAATTTAGCGTCTGACAGCGACCTCAGTCGGCGCAGTTCCTCTACTGTCAGCAAGTCTGAGTACATGGAGATCGAAGAGGATCTGAATAATAGCATAGCGCATTATAGACAGGCCAATATCAGAACTGCCAATTGCACCGCAGCTAACCAAAACTGCGTTAATAAGAGCAAGCTACTGACCGATGTTTAA